A single Tissierellales bacterium DNA region contains:
- a CDS encoding NifB/NifX family molybdenum-iron cluster-binding protein, which yields MRIGISSDSMGLDAKVSERFGRTDYFVIVEDGKLVKTIENKAKNEASGAGNMAVRLLSEENVEIALVPELGPKAMTALKAFDIKAYSYNIPSTVQEAVDSFKEGNLKELKENTHEGHHGLRRA from the coding sequence ATGAGAATAGGAATTAGTTCAGATTCAATGGGATTAGATGCAAAGGTGTCAGAGCGATTTGGTAGAACAGATTATTTTGTCATAGTAGAAGATGGTAAATTAGTAAAAACTATTGAGAATAAGGCAAAAAATGAAGCTAGTGGAGCCGGAAACATGGCGGTTAGACTTTTGTCTGAAGAAAATGTAGAGATAGCGCTAGTACCCGAATTAGGACCAAAAGCAATGACGGCATTGAAGGCATTCGATATAAAGGCGTATTCATATAATATACCTAGTACAGTTCAAGAAGCAGTTGATTCTTTTAAAGAAGGAAATTTGAAAGAACTTAAAGAAAATACTCATGAAGGGCATCATGGGCTTAGACGAGCTTAG
- a CDS encoding cold-shock protein: protein MMKGTVKWFNAEKGFGFITGEDGNDVFAHFSQINVEGFKTLEEGQNVEFEVVQGPKGPQAENIEVVR from the coding sequence ATTATGAAAGGTACAGTTAAATGGTTTAACGCAGAAAAAGGATTTGGATTTATTACAGGAGAAGACGGAAACGACGTATTCGCTCACTTCTCACAAATTAACGTAGAAGGTTTCAAAACTTTAGAAGAAGGTCAAAACGTTGAGTTCGAAGTTGTTCAAGGACCAAAAGGACCACAAGCAGAAAATATCGAAGTAGTTAGATAA
- the cas6 gene encoding CRISPR-associated endoribonuclease Cas6 produces the protein MEYLELIITIELKKDIDFDEAGFVIGKNINKSMLFDEELKELHPKNQYKNYVFDTFYPFERDKKYKSGKLYIFKIRSIDVEMMKKMRKCLRVLRSFDFKILAIDAKLVKQRKIKTLHTLSPVILTIDDQPWLQNQDIKIFNERMIANLEKKYKSYFNEDLKAEVNLVKSIEFKNRKPVGLKYKNIKLLGNKVSIEVKEDEISQKLAFIALATGIGEKNSALGAGFCKAEFIK, from the coding sequence GTGGAATATTTAGAACTAATAATTACAATAGAGCTGAAAAAAGATATTGATTTTGATGAGGCTGGATTTGTGATAGGTAAAAACATAAACAAGTCTATGCTATTTGATGAAGAACTAAAAGAGTTACATCCTAAAAACCAATACAAAAATTATGTATTTGATACCTTTTATCCATTTGAACGCGATAAAAAATATAAATCTGGCAAACTATATATTTTCAAAATAAGAAGTATAGACGTTGAAATGATGAAAAAAATGCGAAAATGTTTGAGGGTATTAAGGAGTTTTGATTTTAAGATATTAGCAATAGATGCGAAACTTGTAAAACAGAGAAAAATCAAAACTCTTCATACATTAAGTCCTGTGATACTTACAATTGATGATCAACCATGGCTTCAAAATCAAGATATAAAAATTTTCAATGAAAGAATGATTGCAAATTTAGAAAAGAAGTACAAATCATATTTTAATGAGGATTTGAAAGCAGAAGTAAATTTAGTAAAATCAATCGAGTTTAAAAATAGAAAACCAGTAGGACTAAAGTATAAGAATATAAAATTGCTTGGAAATAAGGTGAGCATAGAGGTAAAAGAGGACGAAATATCTCAAAAACTTGCATTTATTGCATTGGCTACTGGTATAGGGGAAAAAAATTCAGCATTAGGGGCAGGATTTTGTAAAGCGGAGTTTATAAAATAG
- the htpG gene encoding molecular chaperone HtpG produces the protein MTIEKGNLSIHSENIFPIIKKWLYSDHDIFMRELISNACDAITKVKRLSSLGETDLGDNDKFEIKVVLDAENKTLKFIDNGIGMTDEEIKKYINQIAFSGAEDFFKTYKDKGENEQIIGHFGLGFYSAFMVADHVQIETLSHKDGSKAVKWFCDGGTEFELDESSKTDRGTEITLFIGDEGKDFLNEWTVKSTIEKYCSFMPYPIYVEVLGKEPEKDEEGNVIITEPVSLNDTTPLYAKHPSQCTEDEYKEFYRKTFKDFKEPMFWIHLNMDYPFNLKGILYFPKLNNNFDTLEGEVKLYNSQVFVADNIKEVIPEFLLLLKGVIDCPDLPLNVSRSFLQNDGFVKKTSDYITKKVADKLKALYNTQRESYENYWDDLNPFVKFGTLKNEKFAEAVKDFILYKTTNGKYLTIPEYKELHENKLDNEVYYTTDELQQSQYINLLESNDISPVLLTHPIDSAFISHIESQNSDLKFKRVDSDLSDLLTEKDSDEEKTKNSSEKLQNFFRNALKLENLNIELKSLKNEDISGMILLSESNRRMQDMMKMYSMPGMDMNGSFPSEETLVLNQKHPLVKYTLENDEDDTSRLIAKQIYDLAMISHKPLSSDAMAEFVKRSNQIMTKLI, from the coding sequence ATGACAATAGAAAAAGGAAATTTATCCATCCATAGCGAAAATATATTCCCAATTATAAAGAAATGGTTATATTCAGACCACGACATTTTCATGCGTGAACTTATATCAAACGCTTGTGACGCTATAACCAAAGTAAAAAGATTAAGCAGTTTAGGCGAGACAGATCTAGGCGATAATGATAAATTTGAAATAAAAGTCGTACTCGATGCTGAAAATAAAACATTAAAATTTATAGATAACGGTATCGGTATGACAGATGAGGAGATAAAGAAATATATAAATCAAATTGCCTTTTCAGGTGCTGAAGATTTTTTTAAAACTTACAAAGATAAAGGCGAAAACGAGCAAATAATAGGTCACTTTGGTCTAGGTTTCTATTCTGCTTTCATGGTTGCTGACCACGTTCAAATAGAAACATTATCTCACAAAGATGGATCTAAAGCAGTTAAGTGGTTCTGTGACGGTGGTACAGAATTTGAACTAGATGAGTCTTCGAAAACAGATAGGGGAACCGAGATAACTTTATTTATTGGAGATGAAGGTAAGGATTTCTTAAATGAATGGACTGTGAAATCTACTATAGAAAAATACTGTTCTTTTATGCCTTATCCTATCTATGTAGAAGTATTAGGAAAAGAACCTGAAAAAGACGAAGAAGGAAATGTAATAATTACAGAGCCCGTTTCACTAAACGATACTACTCCTCTTTATGCAAAACATCCAAGCCAGTGTACAGAAGATGAATATAAGGAATTTTATAGAAAAACATTTAAAGATTTTAAAGAACCAATGTTTTGGATACACTTAAATATGGACTATCCTTTCAATCTCAAAGGTATATTATATTTTCCAAAATTAAATAATAATTTTGACACTCTAGAAGGCGAAGTAAAGCTATACAATAGCCAAGTTTTTGTTGCTGACAATATAAAAGAAGTAATTCCAGAATTCTTATTACTTCTAAAAGGTGTTATAGATTGCCCTGATTTACCACTAAACGTCTCTAGAAGTTTCCTACAAAACGATGGATTTGTTAAGAAAACTTCTGATTACATCACCAAAAAAGTTGCTGACAAATTAAAAGCTCTATATAACACACAGCGAGAAAGCTATGAAAATTATTGGGATGACTTGAATCCATTTGTAAAATTTGGAACTCTCAAAAACGAAAAATTTGCAGAAGCTGTAAAAGACTTTATACTATACAAGACTACTAATGGCAAATACTTAACCATACCAGAATATAAGGAACTTCATGAAAATAAATTAGACAATGAAGTTTACTATACTACAGATGAACTTCAGCAATCACAATATATCAATCTTTTAGAATCTAATGATATAAGCCCAGTTCTATTGACTCATCCAATTGACTCTGCTTTTATATCTCACATAGAATCTCAAAATTCTGATTTGAAATTTAAGCGAGTAGACTCTGACTTGTCAGATTTACTAACTGAAAAAGATTCTGATGAAGAAAAAACAAAAAACTCTTCTGAAAAACTACAAAATTTCTTTAGAAATGCTCTCAAATTAGAAAATTTGAACATTGAGCTAAAAAGTTTAAAAAATGAAGACATCTCGGGTATGATATTATTATCAGAGTCAAACCGCCGCATGCAGGATATGATGAAAATGTATTCTATGCCTGGTATGGATATGAATGGTTCTTTCCCTAGTGAAGAAACGCTAGTATTGAATCAAAAACATCCTCTTGTAAAATACACATTAGAAAATGATGAAGATGATACTAGTAGATTAATTGCAAAACAGATTTATGATTTAGCTATGATTAGTCATAAACCACTTTCAAGTGATGCCATGGCCGAATTTGTAAAACGCAGCAATCAAATCATGACTAAACTAATATAG
- a CDS encoding GNAT family N-acetyltransferase, with amino-acid sequence MFKIKKIDEISSIELYKILKARNEVFVVEQDCVYQDCDDKDLKSYHLFLEEEEKVIAYLRILPRGLSYDEISIGRVLVIKESRGRGLAQKMIVEAIKFIENELNETKIKISAQAYLEKFYKQHGFITVSDVYLEDGIPHIEMIRGE; translated from the coding sequence ATGTTTAAAATAAAAAAAATTGATGAGATAAGTAGTATAGAACTCTATAAAATCTTAAAGGCAAGAAATGAGGTATTCGTAGTAGAACAAGACTGTGTTTATCAAGACTGTGATGACAAGGATTTAAAGAGCTATCATTTATTTTTGGAGGAAGAAGAAAAAGTTATAGCATATTTGAGGATATTACCTAGAGGTTTATCATATGATGAAATTTCTATAGGCAGAGTTTTGGTAATAAAAGAGAGTAGGGGCAGGGGTTTGGCTCAGAAAATGATAGTAGAAGCTATTAAATTTATAGAGAACGAATTAAATGAAACTAAAATAAAAATATCTGCTCAAGCATATTTGGAGAAATTTTACAAACAACATGGATTTATAACAGTTTCAGACGTTTATTTGGAAGATGGCATTCCTCACATAGAAATGATAAGAGGGGAGTAA
- a CDS encoding ATP-binding protein: MKTKEIVVISGKGGTGKTTLVASLVPYLNSVVLADCDVDAPDLKILFSGENKTSEEFIGLKRASIDKDKCIKCGKCREHCKFKAFTEEIDIIYDKCEGCGVCEYVCPVNAIELKDSVVGHLYTRDTEYGSMAHARLIPGEETSGKLVARVRKEAKLLAEKTNAEYIIIDGSPGIACNVISSITGTDKVIIVIEPTLSGLHDLEKVHRLINRFNLPIYVVINKSDLSNSGRKGINDYCLEHNLNIALEIPFEENIVKSIVNKQIPSLEEVDFFRKIGFIEFVDEVR; encoded by the coding sequence ATGAAAACCAAAGAGATTGTAGTTATTTCTGGAAAGGGTGGAACTGGAAAAACAACACTTGTTGCATCGTTGGTTCCGTATTTGAATTCAGTGGTGCTAGCTGATTGCGATGTTGATGCACCTGATTTGAAGATACTTTTTTCGGGAGAAAATAAAACAAGTGAAGAGTTTATTGGACTCAAACGTGCGAGCATCGATAAAGATAAGTGTATAAAATGCGGAAAATGTAGAGAACACTGCAAATTTAAAGCATTTACAGAAGAAATAGATATAATTTATGACAAATGTGAAGGCTGTGGGGTTTGTGAGTATGTATGTCCAGTAAATGCAATTGAGTTAAAAGATTCTGTAGTAGGACATCTTTATACAAGAGATACTGAGTATGGATCGATGGCGCATGCTAGGCTTATACCTGGCGAAGAAACTTCTGGTAAGTTGGTTGCTAGAGTTAGAAAAGAAGCTAAGTTATTGGCTGAAAAAACCAATGCTGAGTATATAATAATTGATGGATCGCCTGGAATAGCTTGCAATGTAATTTCATCTATAACAGGGACGGATAAGGTTATAATAGTTATTGAACCAACACTGTCAGGACTTCATGATTTAGAAAAAGTGCATAGATTAATTAATAGATTTAATTTACCGATATATGTTGTTATTAATAAATCGGATTTATCAAATAGTGGACGAAAAGGTATAAACGATTATTGTTTAGAGCACAATCTAAATATAGCCTTAGAGATACCATTTGAAGAAAATATAGTAAAGTCAATAGTGAATAAACAAATTCCTTCTCTAGAAGAAGTAGATTTTTTTAGAAAAATAGGCTTTATTGAATTCGTGGATGAAGTTAGATAG
- a CDS encoding 2-hydroxycarboxylate transporter family protein — MAGSTAKVQVERLDEKQGYKIMGMSLPMFSILTAIVFYASYLGKLPSGLVGALPFMMVLGAILNEIGNKTPIVKSYFGGGAIVVIFGTAALATYGLIPEATTEVMVSFTKSGSGFLSFYIAALITGSILGMDRELLIKASVRYLPVILGGVIVSIALTGVVGAIMGYGAKQAILYITIPIMGGGMGAGAVPLSQIFGNALSTDPKEIMSVMVPALALGNAMAIVVGGLLNKIGQKYTGLTGNGKLMVNQEVSKAEDKTELKLELPLLGIGLLLSTVFFVWGKVLANYIPLHSYALMIISVAVVKALGILPRKYEMGAFQWFRFVMSNLTPALLVGIGIAYTDLNQVIAAINPTYIVLVFTVVVGSVIGSGLVGKLLGFYPIEAAITGGLCMANMGGTGDVAVLSASKRMELMPFAQISSRIGGAFMLILATSLLKIFL; from the coding sequence ATGGCGGGTAGTACAGCAAAGGTTCAAGTAGAAAGATTGGATGAAAAGCAAGGTTATAAAATAATGGGGATGTCTCTTCCAATGTTTAGTATTTTGACAGCAATAGTATTTTATGCATCTTATTTAGGCAAATTACCATCAGGGCTTGTAGGAGCACTTCCATTTATGATGGTTTTAGGAGCAATATTGAATGAAATAGGAAACAAAACACCAATAGTAAAAAGTTATTTTGGTGGTGGAGCAATTGTAGTTATATTTGGAACAGCAGCACTTGCAACATATGGATTGATTCCAGAGGCAACTACAGAAGTTATGGTAAGTTTTACTAAATCAGGTAGTGGATTTTTAAGTTTCTATATAGCAGCACTTATTACAGGAAGTATACTAGGAATGGATAGAGAGCTATTGATAAAAGCTTCTGTTAGATATTTACCAGTTATACTAGGAGGAGTAATTGTTTCTATAGCACTTACAGGAGTTGTTGGAGCTATTATGGGCTATGGTGCGAAGCAAGCTATACTTTATATTACTATACCTATTATGGGTGGTGGAATGGGAGCTGGAGCAGTTCCACTTTCACAGATATTTGGAAATGCATTGTCAACTGATCCAAAGGAAATAATGTCAGTCATGGTACCAGCATTAGCACTTGGAAATGCGATGGCAATAGTGGTTGGAGGACTATTAAATAAAATAGGACAAAAATACACAGGTCTTACAGGAAATGGGAAGTTAATGGTTAATCAAGAAGTCTCTAAAGCCGAAGACAAGACTGAGTTGAAATTAGAATTACCACTTTTGGGTATAGGATTATTGCTTTCAACAGTATTTTTTGTATGGGGAAAGGTTTTAGCAAATTATATACCGCTTCACTCATATGCATTGATGATTATTTCAGTAGCCGTAGTTAAAGCTCTTGGAATATTGCCAAGAAAGTACGAAATGGGAGCATTTCAATGGTTTAGATTTGTAATGTCGAATTTAACACCAGCATTATTAGTTGGTATAGGTATTGCGTATACAGATTTGAATCAAGTTATAGCAGCAATTAATCCTACTTATATTGTTCTAGTATTTACAGTAGTAGTTGGATCAGTTATAGGATCAGGGCTAGTTGGAAAGCTATTAGGATTCTATCCAATAGAAGCAGCGATAACAGGTGGATTGTGTATGGCTAATATGGGAGGTACGGGAGATGTAGCAGTACTTTCAGCATCAAAGAGAATGGAACTAATGCCATTTGCACAAATTTCATCTAGAATAGGTGGGGCATTTATGCTCATACTTGCAACGAGCTTGTTAAAGATTTTCTTATAA
- a CDS encoding radical SAM protein, which produces MLNILSDCDLCPRNCHVDRFSHTGYCNSTNEIKLSKAYLHMWEEPCISGSNGSGCLFFSNCNLSCIFCQNYEISQNSKGRLVSIDQLSNLMLKLQKNGAHNINLVTPTQYVPQICKAIILAKKLGLSIPIVYNTNSYESTKTIQTIAPFVDIFLADFKYFDDKYAREYSNAPDYFNVASAAIKTMYDYVGNPIFDLDSKLMKKGLIIRHLMLPGHGLDTKNIINYLFESYGSNFYLSLMNQYTPYYKALNHPKLNKPLSQNRYEKMIDYCSSLGLENVFIQDKGSSSDSFIPNFDNPNF; this is translated from the coding sequence ATGCTTAATATACTATCAGATTGCGATCTATGTCCTAGAAATTGCCATGTAGATCGTTTCTCCCATACGGGTTATTGTAACTCTACAAATGAAATAAAACTATCTAAAGCATATCTTCATATGTGGGAAGAACCTTGTATTTCTGGTTCTAATGGTTCAGGTTGCCTATTTTTCTCAAATTGTAATTTATCATGCATTTTTTGTCAGAACTACGAAATAAGTCAAAATTCTAAAGGTAGATTAGTCTCTATCGATCAATTATCAAATCTAATGCTAAAATTACAGAAAAATGGTGCACATAATATAAATTTAGTAACTCCAACTCAATATGTTCCTCAAATTTGTAAAGCTATCATTTTGGCAAAAAAGTTAGGACTTAGTATTCCAATTGTTTATAATACAAATAGTTATGAATCAACAAAAACAATACAAACGATAGCTCCATTTGTAGATATATTTCTTGCTGATTTCAAATATTTCGATGACAAATATGCAAGAGAATACTCAAATGCCCCAGACTACTTTAATGTAGCTAGTGCTGCCATCAAAACTATGTATGATTATGTCGGAAACCCTATTTTTGATTTAGATTCAAAACTGATGAAAAAAGGTCTTATAATAAGACATTTGATGTTACCTGGACATGGCCTAGATACAAAAAACATAATAAATTATTTATTCGAATCATATGGTTCAAATTTTTATTTAAGCTTAATGAATCAATACACTCCTTATTACAAGGCGCTAAATCATCCAAAATTGAATAAACCATTGTCTCAAAACAGATACGAAAAAATGATAGACTATTGTTCCTCTTTAGGTCTAGAAAATGTATTTATTCAAGATAAAGGATCATCTTCCGATTCATTCATACCTAATTTTGACAATCCGAACTTCTAA
- a CDS encoding glycoside hydrolase family 5 protein, translating to MCKLTKLLISTIIFSTLSISNVLATDSISIFDISVPSNVTISDNSNLLDTTSLQVSTLTSENTYYKYIVKSERPSEMDWNNAKLEPFYRTLIFTPKKDNQWIMLISKNESKIYGVKGRNTLPTQSFPIDPWEYTSKLGAGFDVTWTQFKSGIESFSETQIVAIKKAGFNHVRLRSTAAATESDLFSFMDKTVELCLRHDIYPIIARGVKETKDGTLSKSQLDDYVNWWSAVSERYRYKSNKLAFNLFIEISGKSKLSDWSILNPLYEEITNSIRTYNPTRNIIYASTHVSSPHELEHLIVPTSAGNYYFAEWHNWAAGPGKRNGDKLWTTGTDIEKEAILSDINAAKNWSKINNKPTWVGAWMPGYYNYNDNVIYSEQISFSKFLIQSLENEKIPYAVNAFPSHYYDTEINQWKIQKLPLLEVLNGAITMNLDDIDADGITNINEMSLGTNPKYADTDFDGILDGDELKYGFNPLNSSDGIGDADGDSMSNSIEIYYNLNPLDSTDQYLDPDADGLINSYEILIKSNPCKYDSRKSGTSDSLADFDKDGISNIKELKKGTDPNIKNNKKKKKK from the coding sequence ATGTGTAAATTAACCAAGTTGCTTATATCTACAATTATATTCAGTACATTAAGTATTTCAAATGTTTTAGCAACAGACTCCATATCAATTTTTGATATTTCTGTTCCAAGCAATGTAACTATATCAGACAATTCAAATTTACTAGACACTACTAGTCTACAAGTCTCGACTCTGACAAGTGAAAATACTTACTATAAGTACATTGTCAAAAGTGAAAGACCAAGTGAAATGGATTGGAATAATGCCAAATTAGAACCATTTTACCGAACTTTGATTTTTACTCCCAAAAAAGATAACCAGTGGATAATGTTGATATCCAAAAACGAATCTAAAATATATGGTGTAAAGGGACGAAATACACTTCCTACTCAAAGCTTTCCCATAGATCCATGGGAATACACCTCTAAATTAGGCGCTGGATTTGATGTTACATGGACTCAGTTCAAATCCGGTATAGAATCTTTTTCCGAAACTCAAATAGTTGCAATAAAAAAAGCAGGATTTAACCATGTAAGGCTCCGTTCTACTGCAGCAGCTACTGAATCTGACCTTTTTTCGTTTATGGACAAAACTGTAGAACTATGCCTAAGACACGATATATATCCTATAATCGCTAGAGGAGTAAAAGAAACAAAAGATGGAACTCTTTCTAAATCGCAGCTAGATGATTATGTAAATTGGTGGTCTGCTGTCTCTGAACGCTATAGATATAAGTCTAACAAATTAGCATTTAATTTATTCATTGAAATTTCTGGCAAATCGAAGTTATCGGATTGGTCCATTCTAAATCCATTGTATGAAGAAATCACAAATTCCATAAGAACGTATAATCCAACTAGAAACATTATTTACGCTAGCACTCATGTTTCCAGCCCTCATGAATTAGAGCATCTCATAGTACCAACATCTGCAGGAAATTACTATTTTGCAGAATGGCATAATTGGGCTGCTGGTCCTGGGAAAAGAAATGGCGACAAACTATGGACTACTGGCACTGACATCGAAAAAGAGGCCATTCTTTCTGATATAAATGCAGCAAAAAATTGGTCTAAAATAAATAATAAACCAACTTGGGTAGGTGCATGGATGCCTGGATATTATAATTACAATGATAACGTAATATATTCCGAGCAAATATCTTTTTCAAAATTTTTGATACAATCATTAGAAAATGAAAAGATTCCGTATGCTGTAAACGCTTTTCCGTCTCATTATTACGACACAGAGATTAATCAATGGAAAATACAAAAATTACCATTGCTAGAAGTTTTAAATGGTGCAATTACAATGAATTTAGATGATATTGATGCTGATGGCATTACAAATATAAATGAGATGTCTCTAGGTACAAATCCAAAATATGCAGATACTGATTTTGACGGTATTTTAGATGGCGATGAATTAAAATACGGATTTAATCCTTTAAATTCATCAGATGGCATCGGAGATGCTGATGGTGATAGCATGAGCAATTCTATAGAGATATACTATAATCTCAATCCACTTGATTCTACAGATCAATATCTTGACCCTGACGCTGATGGTCTAATAAACAGTTATGAAATCCTTATAAAGTCAAATCCTTGCAAATACGATAGTAGAAAAAGTGGAACTAGTGATTCGTTAGCTGATTTTGACAAAGACGGAATAAGTAATATAAAAGAATTAAAAAAAGGAACCGATCCAAATATAAAAAACAATAAAAAGAAAAAGAAGAAATAA
- a CDS encoding NifB/NifX family molybdenum-iron cluster-binding protein, which yields MSKTMRIAFPTTDKNTVDEHFGHCRYFAIYTVEDKDIVNTEFVNAPEHAPGVMPRFLGEQKATTIITGGMGAMAIRLFKEQDIDVILGANGTIESNLSEFLKGDLSSKGTPCDHNHEDGHDCH from the coding sequence ATGTCAAAAACAATGAGAATAGCATTTCCAACAACAGATAAAAATACGGTAGATGAGCATTTTGGACATTGCAGATATTTTGCAATTTATACAGTTGAAGATAAAGATATAGTGAATACAGAATTTGTTAATGCCCCAGAGCATGCCCCAGGTGTTATGCCTAGATTCTTAGGAGAACAAAAGGCAACTACAATAATAACTGGTGGAATGGGAGCTATGGCGATTAGACTTTTTAAAGAACAAGATATAGATGTTATTTTAGGAGCTAATGGAACTATTGAATCAAACTTAAGTGAATTTTTAAAAGGTGATTTGAGTTCTAAAGGAACTCCATGCGATCATAATCATGAAGACGGACATGATTGTCACTAA
- a CDS encoding ATP-binding protein, with the protein MKIAVLSGKGGTGKTTLSTNLASVYGRGFLIDTDVEEPNGHLFLNVESMREKAVYKSHPVVNLDKCDLCGDCGRFCHYNAILPAKKDVLVFNEMCHDCGGCELVCPKGAISYEKRIIGKIHLGEVSKMFKFAYGDLKVGEVSGVTIIETLRDYVEDENMVWIDSPPGTSCSTVAAIEDVDFAIIVSEPTPFGVSDMTMVVEMLREKDIDFGVVVNKAGLGDDEIYRYCKTESINILQEIPFRKDFAEKSAQGFLLCEISDEYRKMMDELLKNIIDRTSAEFKREDR; encoded by the coding sequence ATGAAAATAGCGGTATTGAGTGGAAAGGGTGGAACTGGAAAGACGACACTTTCGACAAATTTAGCTAGCGTATATGGTAGAGGTTTTTTGATAGATACAGATGTTGAAGAACCAAATGGTCATTTGTTTTTAAACGTAGAATCTATGCGAGAAAAAGCAGTATATAAGAGTCATCCGGTGGTGAATTTAGATAAATGTGATTTGTGTGGCGATTGTGGACGATTTTGTCATTACAATGCTATTTTACCAGCAAAAAAGGATGTTTTAGTATTTAACGAAATGTGTCATGATTGTGGTGGTTGTGAATTAGTTTGTCCGAAAGGTGCAATTTCCTATGAAAAAAGAATAATTGGGAAAATTCATTTAGGAGAAGTATCGAAGATGTTTAAATTTGCTTATGGCGATTTGAAGGTTGGAGAAGTTTCTGGGGTTACTATTATAGAAACGCTAAGAGATTATGTTGAAGATGAAAACATGGTGTGGATAGATTCTCCACCAGGAACATCTTGTTCTACAGTAGCAGCTATAGAAGATGTCGATTTTGCAATTATAGTATCAGAACCAACACCATTTGGAGTTAGTGATATGACTATGGTTGTAGAGATGCTTCGCGAGAAGGATATTGATTTCGGTGTGGTAGTAAATAAAGCTGGACTTGGCGATGACGAAATTTATAGATATTGTAAAACTGAGAGTATTAATATATTGCAAGAGATTCCTTTTAGGAAAGACTTTGCAGAAAAAAGTGCTCAGGGATTTTTGCTTTGCGAAATATCGGATGAGTACCGAAAAATGATGGATGAGCTACTAAAAAACATTATAGATAGGACTAGTGCTGAATTTAAAAGAGAGGACAGATAG